The following are from one region of the Neurospora crassa OR74A linkage group III, whole genome shotgun sequence genome:
- a CDS encoding xaa-Pro dipeptidase, variant produces the protein MRSLESIQVNLISPFNSLQVLITISYTAKTHVQKVVEELDAPKSGLIYLRGFDEPLYPYSDQGPPFRQQRHFFYLSGADFPGCAVTYDIPRQELILWIRRNDPRLSLWYGTTPSIDESKSKSDVSDVRYIDGLTAYLHAVLTPENGGGGGPLYVLSPDQLPKLSPSPPQYSFFKGMHGSASRGLKIDTTSLLPAIEAARVIKTPHEISRIRRAVSLTSLAHRMVLQRIKHLTNEREAHAVFEGFCISQGAPHQSYAVIAASGPNASTLHYDANDEPLEGRQTMLLDAGCEWGCYASDVTRTFPLNGKWTKEGEEIYKVVERMQRECIDAIRPGRLYYKLHLVACLIAVEELMKLGILYNGTRSEILARGTVAAFFPHGLGHHVGLEVHDVSGRERLLLTGSTVSSSGVNSQRVPGFQEPRRRMKREQVTPEDLAAMYREAMMDRDDVEQNVVGPPPPYKGRQRLRENMVVTIEPGIYFHRPYIQSFFLSNPDHAKYINTKVLDKYWDIGGVRIEDCILVTKDGYENLTTAPKGKEALKIINAGIPGFGGDGQAGGGSS, from the exons ATGAGGAGCTTGGAAAGTATCCAGGTAAACTTGATTAGCCCCTTCAATTCATTACAGGTGTTGATTACCATCTCTTATACAGCTAAAACCCATGTACAAAAGGTGGTTGAGGAGCTTGATGCGCCTAAGAGCGGTCTCATTTACCTCCGAGGCTTCGATGAACCACTCTATCCATACTCGGACCAGGGGCCACCGTTTCGGCAGCAACGACA TTTCTTCTACCTTAGCGGCGCCGACTTTCCCGGTTGCGCAGTCACCTACGACATCCCCCGCCAGGAGCTGATCCTTTGGATCCGCCGTAACGACCCACGCCTATCCCTATGGTACGGCACCACCCCCTCCATCGACGAATCCAAGTCCAAATCCGACGTCTCCGACGTCCGCTACATTGACGGCCTCACCGCGTACCTCCATGCCGTCCTGACTCCCGaaaacggcggcggcggcggacctCTTTACGTCCTCTCCCCCGACCAGCTTCCCAAACTCTCGCCCTCGCCACCGCAGTACAGCTTCTTCAAGGGCATGCATGGATCTGCATCTAGAGGACTAAAAATCGACActacctccctcctccccgccaTCGAAGCCGCGCGCGTGATCAAAACCCCGCACGAAATCTCTCGCATCCGGCGCGCCGTGAGCCTCACCTCGCTCGCGCACCGCATGGTCCTTCAACGGATCAAGCACCTCACTAACGAGCGCGAAGCACACGCCGTCTTCGAAGGGTTCTGCATCTCGCAGGGCGCACCGCACCAATCGTACGCGGTCATCGCCGCTTCGGGCCCCAACGCTAGCACGCTGCACTACGACGCCAACGACGAGCCGCTGGAGGGGAGGCAGACCATGTTGTTGGACGCGGGCTGTGAGTGGGGGTGTTATGCCAGTGATGTGACGAGGACGTTTCCGTTGAACGGAAAGTGGAcaaaggagggggaggagatatacaaggtggtggagaggatGCAGAGGGAGTGTATTGACGCTATCAGACCCGGGAGGTTGTACTACAAGCTGCATTTGGTGGCGTGTTTGATTGCGGTTGAGGAGCTGATGAAGCTGGGGATTTTGTATAACGGGACGAGGTCAGAGATTTTGGCGAGGGGGACGGTAGCGGCGTTTTTCCCGCATGGGTTGGGGCATCATGTGGGACTGGAGGTGCATGATGTTAGTGGAAGGGAGAGGCTGTTGTTGACTGGATCTACCGTTTCTTCTTCAGGCGTGAACAGTCAAAGAGTTCCGGGCTTTCAAGAACCAAGAAGGCGCATGAAGAGGGAACAAGTCACCCCCGAGGACTTGGCGGCCATGTATCGCGAGGCGATGATGGATAGGGATGACGTTGAGCAGAACGTCGTCgggcctccaccaccttaCAAGGGCAGGCAAAGACTCAGGGAAAATATGGTCGTCACCATTGAGCCTGGAAT TTACTTCCACCGCCCCTACATCCaatccttcttcctctccaacCCCGATCACGCAAAGtacatcaacaccaaggtACTAGACAAGTACTGGGACATTGGCGGCGTGCGCATCGAGGACTGCATCCTGGTCACCAAGGACGGGTACGAAAATCTGACGACGGCGCCCAAGGGTAAGGAGGCATTGAAGATCATTAACGCGGGAATCCCTGGGTTTGGCGGTGATGGTCAGGCTGGCGGTGGGAGCTCGTAG
- a CDS encoding xaa-Pro dipeptidase produces MANSGQEHEIHYNLVEDDEFDIVNIVVEGTDGIHSAGAAPSASVGVGIKSPITSQPRIPGHPLSQKWLHEELGKYPAKTHVQKVVEELDAPKSGLIYLRGFDEPLYPYSDQGPPFRQQRHFFYLSGADFPGCAVTYDIPRQELILWIRRNDPRLSLWYGTTPSIDESKSKSDVSDVRYIDGLTAYLHAVLTPENGGGGGPLYVLSPDQLPKLSPSPPQYSFFKGMHGSASRGLKIDTTSLLPAIEAARVIKTPHEISRIRRAVSLTSLAHRMVLQRIKHLTNEREAHAVFEGFCISQGAPHQSYAVIAASGPNASTLHYDANDEPLEGRQTMLLDAGCEWGCYASDVTRTFPLNGKWTKEGEEIYKVVERMQRECIDAIRPGRLYYKLHLVACLIAVEELMKLGILYNGTRSEILARGTVAAFFPHGLGHHVGLEVHDVSGRERLLLTGSTVSSSGVNSQRVPGFQEPRRRMKREQVTPEDLAAMYREAMMDRDDVEQNVVGPPPPYKGRQRLRENMVVTIEPGIYFHRPYIQSFFLSNPDHAKYINTKVLDKYWDIGGVRIEDCILVTKDGYENLTTAPKGKEALKIINAGIPGFGGDGQAGGGSS; encoded by the exons ATGGCCAACTCAGGTCAAGAACATGAAATTCATTACAATCTCGTCGAGGACGATGAATTCGATATTGT GAACATCGTAGTTGAAGGCACGGATGGAATCCATAGCGCTGGCGCAGCACCATCCGCGTCCGTAGGTGTGGGAATAAAGTCTCCAATTACTTCTCAACCACGCATTCCAGGGCACCCTCTCTCCCAAAAGTGGCTTCATGAGGAGCTTGGAAAGTATCCAG CTAAAACCCATGTACAAAAGGTGGTTGAGGAGCTTGATGCGCCTAAGAGCGGTCTCATTTACCTCCGAGGCTTCGATGAACCACTCTATCCATACTCGGACCAGGGGCCACCGTTTCGGCAGCAACGACA TTTCTTCTACCTTAGCGGCGCCGACTTTCCCGGTTGCGCAGTCACCTACGACATCCCCCGCCAGGAGCTGATCCTTTGGATCCGCCGTAACGACCCACGCCTATCCCTATGGTACGGCACCACCCCCTCCATCGACGAATCCAAGTCCAAATCCGACGTCTCCGACGTCCGCTACATTGACGGCCTCACCGCGTACCTCCATGCCGTCCTGACTCCCGaaaacggcggcggcggcggacctCTTTACGTCCTCTCCCCCGACCAGCTTCCCAAACTCTCGCCCTCGCCACCGCAGTACAGCTTCTTCAAGGGCATGCATGGATCTGCATCTAGAGGACTAAAAATCGACActacctccctcctccccgccaTCGAAGCCGCGCGCGTGATCAAAACCCCGCACGAAATCTCTCGCATCCGGCGCGCCGTGAGCCTCACCTCGCTCGCGCACCGCATGGTCCTTCAACGGATCAAGCACCTCACTAACGAGCGCGAAGCACACGCCGTCTTCGAAGGGTTCTGCATCTCGCAGGGCGCACCGCACCAATCGTACGCGGTCATCGCCGCTTCGGGCCCCAACGCTAGCACGCTGCACTACGACGCCAACGACGAGCCGCTGGAGGGGAGGCAGACCATGTTGTTGGACGCGGGCTGTGAGTGGGGGTGTTATGCCAGTGATGTGACGAGGACGTTTCCGTTGAACGGAAAGTGGAcaaaggagggggaggagatatacaaggtggtggagaggatGCAGAGGGAGTGTATTGACGCTATCAGACCCGGGAGGTTGTACTACAAGCTGCATTTGGTGGCGTGTTTGATTGCGGTTGAGGAGCTGATGAAGCTGGGGATTTTGTATAACGGGACGAGGTCAGAGATTTTGGCGAGGGGGACGGTAGCGGCGTTTTTCCCGCATGGGTTGGGGCATCATGTGGGACTGGAGGTGCATGATGTTAGTGGAAGGGAGAGGCTGTTGTTGACTGGATCTACCGTTTCTTCTTCAGGCGTGAACAGTCAAAGAGTTCCGGGCTTTCAAGAACCAAGAAGGCGCATGAAGAGGGAACAAGTCACCCCCGAGGACTTGGCGGCCATGTATCGCGAGGCGATGATGGATAGGGATGACGTTGAGCAGAACGTCGTCgggcctccaccaccttaCAAGGGCAGGCAAAGACTCAGGGAAAATATGGTCGTCACCATTGAGCCTGGAAT TTACTTCCACCGCCCCTACATCCaatccttcttcctctccaacCCCGATCACGCAAAGtacatcaacaccaaggtACTAGACAAGTACTGGGACATTGGCGGCGTGCGCATCGAGGACTGCATCCTGGTCACCAAGGACGGGTACGAAAATCTGACGACGGCGCCCAAGGGTAAGGAGGCATTGAAGATCATTAACGCGGGAATCCCTGGGTTTGGCGGTGATGGTCAGGCTGGCGGTGGGAGCTCGTAG